A stretch of Pseudomonadota bacterium DNA encodes these proteins:
- a CDS encoding SDR family oxidoreductase has translation MRYTVLITGCNRGLGLEFVRQYAQAGWRVFATCRNPEQAIALNRIASASQKQVTVHRLDIANRKQIKEVVSAIGETPIDLLLNNAGIDGQRNAQFGATDEARWLEAFRVNAIAQMKMMEALIGSVGRSKKRMIVCLGSKMASMSENNSGSSYVYRSTKAALNAIVRSAAIDLRPKDIAVVVVHPGWVKTDMGGVNAQIDAPNSVRRLRELIDKVTLADSGKFLNLDGTLITW, from the coding sequence ATGCGCTATACGGTTCTAATCACAGGGTGTAATAGGGGCCTTGGCCTGGAATTCGTGCGCCAATACGCTCAAGCCGGATGGCGGGTGTTTGCGACCTGCCGTAATCCTGAACAGGCCATAGCCCTTAATCGAATCGCTTCGGCGTCACAAAAGCAAGTTACCGTTCACCGCTTGGATATTGCGAACCGAAAGCAAATCAAAGAGGTAGTGTCCGCAATCGGTGAGACGCCGATCGACTTATTGCTTAATAATGCCGGTATCGACGGACAAAGAAATGCGCAGTTCGGCGCCACGGACGAAGCGCGGTGGCTGGAAGCCTTCCGGGTCAATGCGATCGCTCAAATGAAAATGATGGAGGCATTGATCGGCTCAGTTGGGCGTAGCAAGAAGCGCATGATCGTTTGCTTAGGCAGTAAGATGGCGAGCATGTCCGAGAACAACTCCGGTAGCAGTTATGTGTATCGTTCTACCAAGGCGGCGCTCAACGCCATCGTTCGTAGCGCGGCGATCGATCTGCGGCCAAAAGACATCGCCGTCGTGGTGGTGCACCCCGGTTGGGTCAAGACAGATATGGGTGGAGTTAACGCCCAGATCGACGCACCGAACAGCGTCCGCCGGTTACGCGAGCTTATCGATAAGGTCACGCTCGCCGACAGCGGAAAATTCTTAAATTTGGACGGCACGCTTATCACCTGGTAA
- the coaE gene encoding dephospho-CoA kinase (Dephospho-CoA kinase (CoaE) performs the final step in coenzyme A biosynthesis.) → MDFATLGEGSRHSLHAVDNDSIAKRIALTGGFGAGKSTVCAVFAGLGVPVIDADQIARELVTPSQPFLTLIVKTFGNDVLDSHGELRRAALRKIIFNDAARRKQLEAILHPHILQEMQLRAQSVRAPYCICCVPLLLETGQVSNFDLVVVVDTPIEIQLERVMQRDHLTAEEAKAIIRIQASREERLEAADYVLTNDANLAHIQRQVHALHKRYLAYANSQ, encoded by the coding sequence ATGGATTTCGCTACTCTGGGGGAAGGATCTCGTCACAGCCTACATGCGGTGGATAACGATAGCATAGCTAAGAGAATTGCACTGACGGGTGGGTTTGGCGCGGGAAAATCCACCGTGTGCGCCGTTTTTGCCGGCCTCGGCGTCCCCGTAATCGACGCCGATCAGATCGCACGCGAATTGGTTACGCCTAGCCAACCTTTCTTAACCCTGATAGTCAAAACGTTTGGAAACGATGTTCTCGATAGTCATGGTGAATTAAGGCGCGCGGCATTGCGGAAGATAATTTTTAACGATGCGGCGCGGCGTAAGCAGCTTGAAGCGATACTGCATCCACACATCTTGCAGGAAATGCAGCTACGCGCGCAATCGGTCCGCGCACCCTATTGCATCTGCTGTGTCCCTCTGCTCCTAGAAACAGGGCAGGTCTCGAATTTCGACCTCGTTGTGGTCGTCGACACGCCGATCGAGATTCAATTAGAGCGAGTCATGCAGCGCGATCATTTGACAGCAGAAGAGGCTAAAGCGATCATTCGGATCCAAGCCTCGCGCGAGGAACGTCTCGAAGCGGCCGACTATGTTCTAACGAATGACGCAAATTTGGCACATATACAAAGGCAGGTGCACGCGTTGCATAAGCGCTACCTCGCTTATGCCAACTCTCAATAA
- the zapD gene encoding cell division protein ZapD → MTVETSRLTPEQREYAPLTEGGAIITYEQPLNERVRVLLRLEHLFLFISERISGFSEWDSRAALGGLIDITDVLWRSDIKGELIKELERHLATFSRLRSNPHVDCHRLNETLLNHDKTLTILKHPGYQAGHTLRQDELITAVKQRTAIPGGTCNFDLPAYHYWLNRPSSHRLPRIHAWLDELSVIRDGVLLALHAIRDSAYTTRVSALGGFYQQSLEPTVAHQLIRVQLPSAAELFPEVSAGKHRFTIRFLEQPETSARPVQTGSDVEFDLQCCIL, encoded by the coding sequence ATGACAGTTGAAACGTCTCGTTTAACGCCCGAGCAGAGGGAGTATGCTCCATTGACGGAAGGTGGCGCAATCATTACCTATGAGCAACCCTTGAATGAACGTGTCCGCGTCTTGCTTCGTTTAGAACACCTTTTTCTTTTCATTTCCGAGCGTATTAGCGGTTTCTCGGAATGGGATAGCCGTGCCGCGTTGGGCGGGTTGATCGACATCACGGATGTTCTCTGGCGGTCTGATATTAAGGGTGAATTGATCAAGGAGCTTGAGCGCCATTTAGCGACTTTTAGCCGCCTTAGAAGCAATCCTCACGTAGACTGTCATCGCCTCAACGAGACGCTGTTAAACCACGATAAAACGCTGACAATCTTGAAACACCCGGGTTATCAGGCCGGCCACACGCTCCGGCAGGATGAGCTCATTACCGCCGTTAAACAGCGAACTGCCATTCCGGGCGGTACCTGTAATTTCGATCTGCCCGCGTATCACTATTGGCTGAATCGCCCGTCCTCCCATAGGCTTCCCCGCATACATGCCTGGCTAGACGAACTGTCTGTGATCAGAGATGGGGTATTACTTGCGCTCCACGCGATCCGTGACAGCGCTTATACGACAAGAGTTTCCGCCCTAGGCGGTTTCTATCAGCAGTCCTTGGAGCCGACTGTTGCTCACCAACTGATTAGAGTTCAATTGCCTTCCGCAGCGGAGTTGTTTCCAGAAGTTAGCGCCGGTAAACACCGTTTTACGATACGCTTTTTAGAACAGCCTGAAACCTCTGCACGCCCTGTTCAAACAGGGAGCGATGTCGAGTTTGATCTACAGTGTTGTATTTTATGA
- a CDS encoding DUF1043 family protein — MEDLRLWLWVTTPIMFVFGMVVGRFFSTGAKRIKALKAEIERMRADLDKTRTEFDQTRIALEKSQLDADEYHQRVTDHFSKAADLFNSLTVNYRAVYEHLAKSSLNLCDEHMVMLSENVPGDRRIRKDETRAKQPQGALRANGVRTPISNASETSLAHTEPNAESFKK; from the coding sequence ATGGAAGATCTTAGGTTGTGGCTCTGGGTGACGACGCCCATCATGTTTGTTTTCGGTATGGTGGTCGGCCGTTTTTTCTCAACCGGGGCAAAACGCATAAAAGCGCTCAAAGCAGAAATCGAACGAATGCGAGCCGATCTGGATAAAACGCGGACGGAGTTCGATCAGACGAGGATAGCCCTTGAAAAGTCGCAATTGGACGCCGATGAATACCACCAAAGGGTGACTGACCATTTTTCTAAGGCCGCCGATCTTTTTAATAGCTTAACTGTAAATTATCGTGCGGTTTATGAGCATCTCGCGAAAAGCTCCCTAAACCTGTGCGACGAGCACATGGTAATGCTAAGTGAAAACGTCCCCGGAGACCGCCGCATTCGGAAAGACGAAACACGAGCCAAACAACCCCAGGGGGCACTAAGGGCGAACGGCGTCCGCACACCGATCTCGAATGCATCCGAAACCTCTTTGGCTCATACCGAACCGAATGCCGAGTCTTTCAAAAAATAA
- a CDS encoding metallophosphoesterase → DLHLDMDGDFPQVLAERVQGIDHDICVMTGDYRYKTFGSCEAALKGLERLRSQLKDPIYAVLGNHDSLKMVPAMEDLGIRVLLNESVAINRGGVVLHLAGIDDPHYYCTDNLERACDDIDPHNVAVLLAHSPEIYKQAAHAGFKLLLCGHTHGGQICLPGQWPIIYDAKCPRRMARGAWRYHDLQGYTSAGAGSSIVEVRINCPPEITVHCLRHA, encoded by the coding sequence CGATTTGCATCTCGATATGGACGGGGATTTCCCGCAGGTTTTGGCGGAGCGCGTTCAGGGCATCGACCACGATATTTGCGTGATGACCGGCGATTATCGCTATAAGACCTTCGGAAGCTGCGAAGCAGCGCTGAAAGGCTTAGAGCGCTTGCGCTCGCAACTCAAGGATCCCATCTATGCGGTGCTGGGAAACCACGACTCGCTGAAAATGGTGCCGGCCATGGAGGACCTGGGGATACGCGTACTGTTAAATGAGTCCGTCGCCATCAATCGGGGCGGGGTGGTGTTGCATTTAGCCGGGATCGATGACCCCCATTACTATTGCACCGATAATTTGGAGCGCGCCTGCGACGACATCGATCCTCACAATGTCGCTGTCCTGCTCGCGCATTCACCCGAAATATACAAGCAAGCGGCTCACGCGGGTTTCAAACTGTTGCTCTGCGGACATACCCATGGAGGTCAAATCTGCCTGCCCGGACAATGGCCGATTATTTATGACGCCAAATGCCCCCGCCGGATGGCGCGTGGCGCCTGGCGCTACCACGATCTCCAAGGTTATACCTCGGCGGGCGCGGGCTCATCCATCGTGGAGGTAAGAATCAACTGCCCGCCGGAGATCACCGTCCACTGCCTGCGCCACGCGTAG
- a CDS encoding DUF411 domain-containing protein codes for MIKHVFLRGGFALLFAALPMAALAAEITVYKSAQCGCCKKWVEHMRQNGFEVKALDVGNLDEIKRKHAVPGHLAACHTSIAGGYVVEGHVPADAVKRLLLERPKVTGIAVPGMPMGSPGMEGDRKDAYEIISFDTAGETKVFERR; via the coding sequence ATGATAAAACATGTATTTTTGAGGGGGGGATTTGCGCTTCTCTTTGCCGCGTTGCCAATGGCAGCCCTAGCTGCGGAGATCACGGTATACAAGAGTGCGCAGTGCGGATGCTGCAAGAAATGGGTCGAGCACATGCGTCAGAACGGCTTTGAGGTTAAGGCTCTTGATGTAGGAAACTTAGACGAGATTAAAAGAAAGCATGCGGTGCCTGGACACCTCGCCGCCTGTCACACCTCCATCGCCGGGGGCTATGTGGTCGAGGGACACGTACCGGCGGATGCGGTCAAACGCCTACTATTGGAACGCCCCAAGGTCACGGGGATCGCCGTGCCAGGCATGCCCATGGGCTCTCCCGGCATGGAAGGGGACCGAAAAGACGCCTATGAAATCATTTCGTTTGACACCGCGGGCGAGACTAAGGTGTTCGAGCGGCGCTAA
- a CDS encoding Nudix family hydrolase has product MGVIVNERGEVLVSKRKATAFHGGLWEFPGGKVEPGEGVTQALERELFEELGITIVSYRPFIQVPHIYQDREVFLDCWRVEQWRGIANGREGQAITWSGTADLDEKTFPEANKPIITALRLPPLYLISPEPSGDLDHFLGQLDQCLSAGIRMFQLRSKEMPISRYERLAREALQVCNRHETMLLLNTSPRTAVSLGAHGVHLSARRLRELRECPVASSYWVAASCHSRVEVEWANEIGVDFIVLSPVRRTGTHPGSPVLGWQEFSELARGARQPVYALGGLSARDLETAWRCGAQGVAAIRSLWTAKESYSTARLVKTSAD; this is encoded by the coding sequence GTGGGCGTCATCGTAAATGAGCGCGGTGAAGTTCTCGTATCGAAGCGAAAAGCTACGGCTTTTCATGGCGGATTATGGGAATTTCCGGGCGGAAAAGTCGAACCGGGAGAAGGCGTAACCCAAGCTTTGGAGCGGGAGCTGTTTGAAGAACTTGGAATAACAATAGTCTCCTACCGGCCCTTTATCCAGGTACCACATATCTACCAAGATAGAGAGGTTTTTCTGGATTGCTGGCGCGTCGAACAGTGGCGTGGAATTGCTAACGGCCGTGAAGGCCAAGCTATTACTTGGTCAGGCACAGCGGATCTCGATGAGAAAACCTTTCCCGAGGCGAATAAACCGATTATTACAGCGCTTCGGTTGCCTCCTTTATACTTGATTAGCCCCGAGCCCAGTGGGGATCTCGATCACTTTCTCGGGCAACTCGATCAGTGTTTATCCGCCGGTATTCGGATGTTCCAGTTGCGGTCTAAGGAGATGCCGATATCGCGATACGAGAGGCTCGCGCGCGAGGCGCTCCAGGTTTGTAATCGGCATGAGACCATGTTGTTATTGAATACTTCGCCGCGAACCGCCGTGTCACTTGGCGCGCATGGCGTACATCTTTCGGCGCGACGTTTACGTGAGTTGCGGGAGTGCCCTGTTGCCAGCTCCTATTGGGTTGCAGCCTCCTGTCATAGCCGTGTTGAGGTCGAATGGGCAAATGAGATTGGTGTCGATTTTATTGTGCTATCCCCAGTCCGTAGGACGGGTACGCATCCAGGAAGCCCAGTGCTCGGATGGCAAGAATTTAGCGAGCTTGCCAGGGGCGCGCGGCAGCCTGTTTATGCCTTAGGTGGTCTGAGCGCGCGCGATCTCGAAACGGCGTGGCGGTGCGGCGCCCAAGGGGTTGCGGCAATACGAAGTCTCTGGACAGCAAAGGAGTCTTACTCTACGGCTCGCCTTGTTAAGACCTCAGCGGATTAA
- a CDS encoding DNA gyrase inhibitor YacG: MNARCPVCRKPVDISKDNPWRPFCCKRCRIIDLGEWRAKSAR; this comes from the coding sequence ATGAACGCACGCTGCCCCGTATGTCGCAAACCGGTGGATATCTCCAAAGATAATCCATGGCGCCCCTTCTGTTGCAAGCGTTGCAGGATAATCGATCTCGGTGAATGGCGGGCGAAAAGCGCAAGATAG
- a CDS encoding A24 family peptidase produces the protein MSLIGLAAGSFLNVVIHRLPRMMEQEWRTQCAELSGHSDGFPTSRLSLASPRSFCPHCGYKITALENIPLLSYCFLKGRCGACAVPISLRYPLVELLSGVTAAAIAWRWGFSLQTLCAAFLSWSLVALSFIDMDTKYLPDSITLPFLWFGIACNFFGVFTDLESSVGGAMAGYLSLWIVYQLFKLATGKEGMGHGDFKLLAMLGGWIGWQAIPVIIVLSSFVGAAVGITQIAFQGADRGTAIPFGPYLAFAGWISLLWGKDLVTAYMRWITIA, from the coding sequence ATGAGTTTGATTGGACTCGCGGCGGGGAGTTTTCTCAATGTGGTTATCCATCGCTTACCACGGATGATGGAGCAAGAATGGCGAACCCAGTGCGCGGAATTATCTGGTCATTCCGACGGCTTCCCGACGTCACGATTGTCCCTAGCATCCCCACGTTCCTTTTGCCCTCATTGCGGCTATAAGATCACTGCGTTAGAGAATATCCCTCTCTTGAGCTATTGTTTTCTGAAGGGCCGCTGCGGGGCATGTGCCGTGCCGATATCCTTGCGCTACCCGTTGGTCGAGCTACTAAGCGGCGTAACAGCAGCGGCGATTGCATGGCGCTGGGGTTTTAGTTTACAAACCCTATGCGCGGCTTTCTTAAGCTGGAGCTTAGTTGCACTGAGCTTCATTGACATGGATACGAAGTATCTGCCTGATTCGATTACGCTCCCATTTCTTTGGTTCGGGATCGCATGTAATTTTTTTGGTGTTTTCACCGATCTTGAATCCAGCGTCGGCGGTGCCATGGCAGGCTATTTAAGCCTGTGGATCGTTTATCAATTGTTCAAGCTCGCCACCGGTAAGGAAGGGATGGGCCACGGTGATTTTAAGTTGCTCGCGATGCTCGGCGGCTGGATCGGCTGGCAGGCAATACCGGTTATTATCGTATTGTCATCGTTCGTCGGCGCCGCGGTCGGCATCACCCAAATCGCATTTCAAGGAGCGGATCGCGGCACCGCGATACCTTTTGGGCCCTACCTCGCTTTTGCGGGATGGATTTCGCTACTCTGGGGGAAGGATCTCGTCACAGCCTACATGCGGTGGATAACGATAGCATAG
- a CDS encoding type II secretion system F family protein, which yields MAVATLKQSTFLWEGLDRFGKRVKGELTGASDASVKAVLRRQGVNPLKVTKKRASLFGGGKKKKIIPKDIAVFSRQLATMMSSGVPLVQSFEIVGRGHENKNMQDLLLAVKADVEAGTSLADSLGKHPLYFNELYVNLVAAGEASGILESILHKIATYLEKTEALKSKIKSAMFYPTAVIVVAFIITAILMIFVIPQFQNLFEGFGADLPPLTKLVITISEYFQEYWWAIFGSIIGTIVGLMQLKKRSVGFAHFLDRLALKLPVVGKGILEKACIARFNRTLSTMFAAGTPLVEAMTAVAGACGNIIFHDATISMRDEISTGTQLNVAMRDSKIFPNMVIQMVAIGEESGALDTMLGKVADWYEQEVDDAVAALTSLLEPIIMAFLGVVIGGLVIAMYLPIFKMGQVV from the coding sequence ATGGCAGTTGCAACCTTGAAACAGAGCACCTTTCTTTGGGAAGGCCTCGATAGATTCGGCAAGCGCGTCAAGGGTGAGCTTACGGGCGCTAGCGATGCATCGGTAAAAGCCGTGCTCCGGCGGCAGGGCGTCAACCCGCTGAAAGTTACGAAAAAGCGCGCTTCCCTCTTTGGCGGGGGAAAGAAGAAAAAGATCATTCCCAAGGACATCGCTGTCTTTAGCCGCCAGTTAGCCACCATGATGTCATCCGGCGTCCCCCTAGTACAGTCCTTTGAGATCGTGGGGCGCGGTCATGAAAACAAGAATATGCAAGATCTTCTCCTAGCCGTCAAAGCGGACGTCGAAGCAGGTACTTCACTCGCCGACTCCTTAGGAAAACATCCTTTGTATTTCAACGAGCTCTACGTGAATCTCGTCGCCGCGGGTGAGGCCTCGGGTATTCTAGAATCGATCCTGCATAAGATTGCTACGTATTTGGAAAAAACCGAAGCCCTAAAGTCAAAAATAAAATCGGCGATGTTCTACCCGACTGCCGTGATCGTGGTTGCGTTTATCATCACCGCCATTTTGATGATTTTCGTGATACCGCAATTCCAAAATCTATTTGAAGGATTTGGCGCCGATCTGCCCCCGCTTACAAAGCTAGTCATCACAATTTCAGAATATTTCCAAGAATACTGGTGGGCAATCTTCGGCAGCATCATCGGAACAATTGTAGGCCTCATGCAACTGAAAAAGCGTTCTGTTGGATTCGCCCATTTCTTAGACCGGCTGGCGTTAAAGCTTCCGGTTGTGGGCAAAGGTATCCTTGAAAAAGCGTGTATAGCCCGTTTCAATCGTACTCTATCGACGATGTTCGCGGCGGGTACACCCTTGGTGGAAGCGATGACCGCCGTTGCGGGTGCGTGTGGGAACATCATCTTCCATGATGCGACCATAAGTATGCGCGATGAAATCTCCACGGGAACCCAGCTGAACGTGGCGATGCGCGATTCTAAAATCTTCCCCAATATGGTGATTCAGATGGTGGCGATAGGTGAAGAGTCAGGTGCTCTCGATACCATGCTCGGTAAGGTCGCGGACTGGTATGAACAAGAGGTTGATGATGCAGTGGCAGCGCTAACGAGCTTGCTCGAACCGATCATCATGGCGTTCTTAGGCGTCGTTATCGGTGGCTTAGTGATAGCGATGTATCTACCCATATTCAAGATGGGACAGGTGGTATAA
- the pilB gene encoding type IV-A pilus assembly ATPase PilB has product MSATPNKPLLTGLARTLAGAGLLNEERTYEAAQYAAKKRVPFVSYLVESKLISSSDIAWVASKEFGVPLFDINAFEFDPEITKMVAENLIKKHRAFPLFKRGNRLFIGVSDPTNLQALDEIKFHVGANTEAVLVEEDKLAKAIEKALDAADTSLSQLGDDDLGNLEDLEIGNEEKTEQKEDSDVDDAPVVRFVNKALLDAIRKGASDLHFEPYEKYYRVRFRIDGELSELARPPVALANKFASRIKVMSRLNVAERRVPQDGRIKLKISKNKAIDFRVSTCPTLYGEKAVLRILDSDSARLNIDMLGYEDFQKEIFLRNLKKPYGMFLVTGPTGSGKTVSLYTGINIINTVDVNISTAEDPIEINLPGVNQVQVDEKTGMTFPKALKAFLRQDPDIILVGEIRDIETGSIAVKAAQTGHMVMSTLHTNDAPQTLTRMADMGIPAFAIATTINIIIAQRLVRRLCSSCKKPVDIPKDALCSEGFTEEDLATSFTVYHAVGCDRCNGGYKGRTGIYQVMQISDAMKRLIMDGANAIELADQSRNEGIPDIRKSALKKVKDGITSIEEINSVTMD; this is encoded by the coding sequence ATGTCAGCGACTCCGAATAAACCGCTTTTGACCGGCCTCGCAAGGACACTCGCGGGAGCGGGTTTGCTAAACGAAGAACGCACCTACGAAGCTGCACAATATGCCGCCAAGAAAAGAGTCCCGTTTGTCAGTTACTTAGTCGAAAGTAAGCTTATCAGCAGCAGCGACATCGCTTGGGTAGCGTCGAAAGAATTCGGGGTGCCGCTCTTCGATATCAATGCCTTCGAGTTCGATCCTGAAATCACCAAAATGGTGGCGGAGAATCTGATCAAGAAACACCGCGCATTTCCCTTGTTCAAAAGAGGAAATCGCCTGTTTATCGGTGTCTCAGATCCAACCAACCTGCAAGCGCTGGACGAAATAAAATTCCACGTAGGCGCCAATACCGAAGCCGTTCTCGTCGAAGAAGACAAACTCGCCAAAGCCATCGAGAAGGCCCTCGATGCCGCGGACACGAGCCTATCTCAGTTAGGCGATGATGACCTCGGAAACCTCGAGGACCTCGAGATAGGTAACGAAGAGAAAACGGAACAAAAAGAGGATTCCGACGTTGATGACGCACCCGTGGTTCGCTTTGTCAACAAGGCGCTGCTCGATGCCATCAGAAAAGGCGCTTCGGATCTGCATTTTGAACCGTATGAGAAATATTACCGCGTGCGTTTCCGAATTGACGGGGAACTGAGCGAGCTTGCACGGCCTCCGGTGGCTCTCGCCAACAAGTTCGCTTCGCGAATTAAAGTCATGTCGCGGCTTAATGTAGCCGAGCGCCGCGTACCCCAAGACGGCCGAATAAAACTTAAGATTTCAAAGAATAAGGCTATCGATTTTCGGGTGAGCACCTGCCCGACGCTTTACGGTGAAAAGGCGGTGCTCCGTATCCTCGACTCCGACTCGGCTCGCCTTAACATCGATATGCTCGGATACGAAGATTTTCAGAAGGAAATTTTCTTGAGGAACTTAAAGAAACCGTACGGTATGTTTTTGGTCACCGGACCTACCGGGAGCGGGAAAACGGTTTCTTTGTACACCGGGATCAACATCATCAACACCGTGGATGTGAATATCTCCACGGCGGAAGATCCCATAGAAATAAACCTTCCTGGCGTCAATCAGGTGCAAGTCGACGAAAAAACGGGTATGACCTTTCCCAAAGCCTTGAAAGCGTTTCTACGCCAAGACCCCGATATCATTTTGGTCGGAGAGATCCGCGATATCGAGACCGGCTCTATCGCGGTAAAGGCTGCTCAGACCGGTCATATGGTCATGTCCACGTTGCATACCAACGACGCCCCTCAGACGCTCACAAGAATGGCCGATATGGGCATCCCCGCGTTTGCCATCGCCACGACGATCAACATCATTATCGCGCAACGTCTGGTGCGGAGGCTTTGTTCAAGTTGCAAAAAACCGGTCGATATTCCCAAGGACGCGCTCTGCTCGGAAGGGTTTACCGAGGAAGATCTGGCTACAAGCTTTACGGTATATCACGCCGTCGGGTGTGACCGGTGCAATGGAGGATATAAAGGTCGCACGGGAATCTACCAAGTCATGCAAATCTCCGACGCTATGAAGCGTCTCATCATGGATGGAGCAAATGCGATCGAGTTAGCCGATCAATCGAGAAACGAAGGCATACCCGATATTCGGAAATCCGCATTGAAAAAGGTGAAAGACGGCATCACCAGTATCGAAGAGATCAATAGCGTAACAATGGATTAA
- a CDS encoding methyltransferase domain-containing protein produces MKKSIKSGLGGKKSRRNGHVHMDLDAVRSAYRRYAGFYDVYFGPVMQKGRHTAIRKMGCNPGDRILEVGVGTGLTLDLYPPDVEITGIDVSSEMLERARARKERLRLDHVVALSVMDAERTHFSDHTFDKVAAIYVASVVPHPERLVNEMRRVCKPGGELFFLNHFKSRNRVLGGIERFLAPLSRLLGFRTDLSLDTFIQETNLDVIDKSRANVFGYWVLIRARNNNRTRYPRALDRESVSVNTSDLMAKEPGSHIEYVPRSSQPRSQSPP; encoded by the coding sequence ATGAAAAAAAGCATAAAATCAGGGTTGGGCGGGAAGAAATCGCGGCGAAACGGGCATGTTCACATGGATCTCGACGCGGTACGCAGCGCCTATCGGCGCTACGCGGGCTTCTACGATGTCTATTTTGGTCCGGTAATGCAGAAGGGCCGTCACACGGCGATCAGGAAGATGGGGTGCAATCCTGGGGATCGGATCCTAGAAGTCGGGGTCGGCACCGGGCTCACGCTCGATTTGTATCCGCCGGACGTCGAGATCACGGGAATTGATGTGTCCTCAGAAATGCTTGAGCGCGCCCGCGCTCGCAAGGAACGCCTTCGCCTCGACCACGTTGTCGCTCTGAGCGTGATGGATGCGGAACGGACGCATTTCAGCGACCATACCTTCGACAAGGTTGCCGCGATTTATGTGGCCTCCGTAGTACCCCATCCAGAACGCCTCGTAAACGAGATGCGCCGAGTCTGTAAACCCGGTGGTGAACTATTTTTTCTAAACCATTTCAAGAGCCGCAATCGAGTGCTGGGCGGTATCGAACGATTTCTTGCCCCTTTGTCGCGCCTTCTTGGCTTTAGAACGGACCTGTCATTGGATACGTTTATCCAGGAAACCAATCTAGATGTTATTGATAAAAGCCGCGCTAACGTCTTTGGGTATTGGGTGTTGATTCGAGCACGCAATAATAATAGGACTCGTTACCCGCGGGCTTTAGATCGTGAAAGCGTATCGGTCAACACCAGCGACCTCATGGCAAAGGAACCGGGTTCGCATATCGAGTACGTGCCGCGCTCGAGCCAACCAAGGTCCCAGTCACCGCCGTAG